A region of Primulina huaijiensis isolate GDHJ02 unplaced genomic scaffold, ASM1229523v2 scaffold23605, whole genome shotgun sequence DNA encodes the following proteins:
- the LOC140967094 gene encoding probable lysophospholipase BODYGUARD 3 isoform X2 yields MEMKNQIQKFSTMAGTSLNEIMSFLVFALLDILDFVLCYVYRVADFLIESECKPCYCSSSKEVITRSGKILVSEQGESKIVRLTCSKLQLEEISDTLYTRPSLVSEVSKSTVTRNPSRKTRRRVGTVRPTYTVNSTIIEMLQAQQTFPVPRWSDCNCKTCTSWTSSREETLFVKADGAIDNVQEDVLFIHGFISSSAFWSETLYPNFSKSAKSKYRLLAVDLLGFGRSPKPTDSLYTLREHVDMIERSVMEPYKVKCFHIVAHSLGCILALALAVNHPTSVKSLTLLAPPYFPTPKGEQATQYMMRRIAPRRVWPLIGLGASMACWYEHISRTICLLICKNHRLWEFLAKLFTRNRIRTYLMEGFFLHTHNAAWHTLHNIICGTAGKIEGYIDEVKNRLKCNVAIFHGRDDELIPVECSYNMRSRIPRANLKVIEDKDHITIVVGRQKAFARELEAIWRNASF; encoded by the exons ATGGAGATGAAGAATCAAATCCAAAAGTTCTCAACAATGGCAGGGACGTCCCTGAATGAAATCATGAGTTTCCTCGTTTTTGCTCTATTAGACATCCTGGATTTCGTGTTGTGTTACGTGTACAGGGTGGCTGATTTCTTGATCGAGTCAGAATGCAAGCCTTGTTATTGTTCATCTTCAAAAGAAGTGATCACAAGAAGTGGGAAGATCTTAGTCTCGGAGCAAGGCGAATCGAAAATTGTTCGATTGACCTGCAGCAAGCTGCAGCTGGAAGAAATCTCCGACACACTATACACTCGCCCCTCCCTTGTGTCCGAAGTCTCGAAATCTACGGTGACGAGAAATCCCTCAAGGAAAACGAGGAGACGAGTCGGGACGGTTCGACCGACTTACACCGTTAATTCGACTATCATCGAAATGCTGCAAGCGCAGCAAACGTTCCCCGTTCCCAGGTGGTCCGATTGCAATTGCAAAACCTGCACCTCGTGGACTTCGTCTAGGGAAGAGACTCTTTTTGTCAAAGCTGATGGAGCAATAG ATAACGTGCAAGAAGATGTGCTATTCATCCATGGCTTCATATCATCATCTGCTTTCTGGAGCGAGACACTATATCCAAATTTCTCCAAGTCCGCAAAATCCAAGTACAGATTACTGGCAGTGGACTTGCTAGGATTCGGGAGGAGCCCCAAGCCCACAGATTCTTTATACACTCTGAGGGAGCATGTGGACATGATTGAAAGGTCTGTAATGGAGCCATACAAAGTGAAATGTTTCCACATCGTAGCGCATTCGCTTGGCTGCATTTTGGCCCTTGCGCTTGCGGTGAACCATCCCACGTCGGTCAAGTCGCTGACTCTACTCGCGCCG CCATATTTTCCGACACCCAAGGGCGAACAAGCGACACAGTACATGATGAGAAGGATAGCCCCACGGCGCGTGTGGCCACTGATTGGCTTGGGCGCGTCCATGGCTTGCTGGTACGAGCATATTAGTCGGACCATTTGTCTTCTTATATGCAAAAATCACCGCTTGTGGGAATTTCTCGCCAAACTATTCACAAGAAACAG gatCAGAACATACTTGATGGAGGGTTTCTTCCTTCACACTCACAACGCTGCGTGGCATACATTACACAATATAATTTGCGGGACGGCTGGAAAAATCGAAGGATACATAGACGAGGTTAAAAATCGACTCAAGTGCAATGTCGCGATATTTCATGGCCGAGACGACGAACTGATCCCTGTGGAATGCAGTTACAACATGCGATCAAGAATCCCTAGAGCTAATCTTAAGGTTATCGAGGACAAGGATCACATTACCATTGTCGTAGGGAGGCAAAAGGCTTTTGCTAGAGAGCTCGAGGCAATTTGGAGAAATGCAAGTTTTTGA
- the LOC140967091 gene encoding mediator of RNA polymerase II transcription subunit 10b-like isoform X3 — protein MDFSSQTTAAGAAAAEAGGVSPGGNGAMIHQLDDLSPMQSSAATGVSAAGILADDSKQNLTHVINSIQKTLGILHQLYLTVSSFNVAAQLPLLQRILIDDGKNPDEFTRNVLNGCIAKNQIAKGKTDAYKGLRRHLLEELDLTFPDEVEAYREIRASSAAESKRVAQLQSVLPNGDVKVKAEN, from the exons ATGGACTTTTCCTCACAGACCACAGCAGCAGGGGCAGCGGCAGCTGAAGCCGGCGGCGTCTCGCCCGGCGGTAACGGCGCTATGATCCATCAGTTAGATGACTTATCTCCTATGCAATCTTCCGCCGCCACCGGCGTCTCCGCTGCAGGAATTCTTGCGGACGATTCGAAACAAAATTTAACTCATGTCATTAATTCGATCCAGAAAACCCTAGGCATCCTACACCAGCTCTACCTCACCGTTTCATCTTTCAACGTTGCTGCTCAGCTCCCTCTCCTGCAGCGCAT TTTGATTGATGATGGGAAAAATCCAGATGAATTCACTCGGAATGTATTGAATGGCTGCATTGCCAAGAATCAGATTGCAAAAGGGAAAACTGATGCCTATAAG GGACTGCGAAGACATCTACTTGAGGAACTAGACCTGACATTTCCTGATGAAGTTGAAGCTTATAGGGAGATACGTGCATCATCTGCAGCT GAGTCCAAGCGCGTAGCGCAATTACAGAGCGTTCTACCAAATGGAGATGTAAAAGTTAAGGCTGAGAATTGA
- the LOC140967094 gene encoding probable lysophospholipase BODYGUARD 3 isoform X1 has protein sequence MEMKNQIQKFSTMAGTSLNEIMSFLVFALLDILDFVLCYVYRVADFLIESECKPCYCSSSKEVITRSGKILVSEQGESKIVRLTCSKLQLEEISDTLYTRPSLVSEVSKSTVTRNPSRKTRRRVGTVRPTYTVNSTIIEMLQAQQTFPVPRWSDCNCKTCTSWTSSREETLFVKADGAIADNVQEDVLFIHGFISSSAFWSETLYPNFSKSAKSKYRLLAVDLLGFGRSPKPTDSLYTLREHVDMIERSVMEPYKVKCFHIVAHSLGCILALALAVNHPTSVKSLTLLAPPYFPTPKGEQATQYMMRRIAPRRVWPLIGLGASMACWYEHISRTICLLICKNHRLWEFLAKLFTRNRIRTYLMEGFFLHTHNAAWHTLHNIICGTAGKIEGYIDEVKNRLKCNVAIFHGRDDELIPVECSYNMRSRIPRANLKVIEDKDHITIVVGRQKAFARELEAIWRNASF, from the exons ATGGAGATGAAGAATCAAATCCAAAAGTTCTCAACAATGGCAGGGACGTCCCTGAATGAAATCATGAGTTTCCTCGTTTTTGCTCTATTAGACATCCTGGATTTCGTGTTGTGTTACGTGTACAGGGTGGCTGATTTCTTGATCGAGTCAGAATGCAAGCCTTGTTATTGTTCATCTTCAAAAGAAGTGATCACAAGAAGTGGGAAGATCTTAGTCTCGGAGCAAGGCGAATCGAAAATTGTTCGATTGACCTGCAGCAAGCTGCAGCTGGAAGAAATCTCCGACACACTATACACTCGCCCCTCCCTTGTGTCCGAAGTCTCGAAATCTACGGTGACGAGAAATCCCTCAAGGAAAACGAGGAGACGAGTCGGGACGGTTCGACCGACTTACACCGTTAATTCGACTATCATCGAAATGCTGCAAGCGCAGCAAACGTTCCCCGTTCCCAGGTGGTCCGATTGCAATTGCAAAACCTGCACCTCGTGGACTTCGTCTAGGGAAGAGACTCTTTTTGTCAAAGCTGATGGAGCAATAG cAGATAACGTGCAAGAAGATGTGCTATTCATCCATGGCTTCATATCATCATCTGCTTTCTGGAGCGAGACACTATATCCAAATTTCTCCAAGTCCGCAAAATCCAAGTACAGATTACTGGCAGTGGACTTGCTAGGATTCGGGAGGAGCCCCAAGCCCACAGATTCTTTATACACTCTGAGGGAGCATGTGGACATGATTGAAAGGTCTGTAATGGAGCCATACAAAGTGAAATGTTTCCACATCGTAGCGCATTCGCTTGGCTGCATTTTGGCCCTTGCGCTTGCGGTGAACCATCCCACGTCGGTCAAGTCGCTGACTCTACTCGCGCCG CCATATTTTCCGACACCCAAGGGCGAACAAGCGACACAGTACATGATGAGAAGGATAGCCCCACGGCGCGTGTGGCCACTGATTGGCTTGGGCGCGTCCATGGCTTGCTGGTACGAGCATATTAGTCGGACCATTTGTCTTCTTATATGCAAAAATCACCGCTTGTGGGAATTTCTCGCCAAACTATTCACAAGAAACAG gatCAGAACATACTTGATGGAGGGTTTCTTCCTTCACACTCACAACGCTGCGTGGCATACATTACACAATATAATTTGCGGGACGGCTGGAAAAATCGAAGGATACATAGACGAGGTTAAAAATCGACTCAAGTGCAATGTCGCGATATTTCATGGCCGAGACGACGAACTGATCCCTGTGGAATGCAGTTACAACATGCGATCAAGAATCCCTAGAGCTAATCTTAAGGTTATCGAGGACAAGGATCACATTACCATTGTCGTAGGGAGGCAAAAGGCTTTTGCTAGAGAGCTCGAGGCAATTTGGAGAAATGCAAGTTTTTGA
- the LOC140967091 gene encoding mediator of RNA polymerase II transcription subunit 10b-like isoform X1, producing the protein MDFSSQTTAAGAAAAEAGGVSPGGNGAMIHQLDDLSPMQSSAATGVSAAGILADDSKQNLTHVINSIQKTLGILHQLYLTVSSFNVAAQLPLLQRMNTLVSELDNMTKLAENCNIQVPMDVINLIDDGKNPDEFTRNVLNGCIAKNQIAKGKTDAYKGLRRHLLEELDLTFPDEVEAYREIRASSAAESKRVAQLQSVLPNGDVKVKAEN; encoded by the exons ATGGACTTTTCCTCACAGACCACAGCAGCAGGGGCAGCGGCAGCTGAAGCCGGCGGCGTCTCGCCCGGCGGTAACGGCGCTATGATCCATCAGTTAGATGACTTATCTCCTATGCAATCTTCCGCCGCCACCGGCGTCTCCGCTGCAGGAATTCTTGCGGACGATTCGAAACAAAATTTAACTCATGTCATTAATTCGATCCAGAAAACCCTAGGCATCCTACACCAGCTCTACCTCACCGTTTCATCTTTCAACGTTGCTGCTCAGCTCCCTCTCCTGCAGCGCAT GAATACTTTGGTGTCGGAGCTGGATAACATGACCAAATTAGCTGAAAACTGTAACATTCAGGTTCCCATGGACGTTATAAA TTTGATTGATGATGGGAAAAATCCAGATGAATTCACTCGGAATGTATTGAATGGCTGCATTGCCAAGAATCAGATTGCAAAAGGGAAAACTGATGCCTATAAG GGACTGCGAAGACATCTACTTGAGGAACTAGACCTGACATTTCCTGATGAAGTTGAAGCTTATAGGGAGATACGTGCATCATCTGCAGCT GAGTCCAAGCGCGTAGCGCAATTACAGAGCGTTCTACCAAATGGAGATGTAAAAGTTAAGGCTGAGAATTGA
- the LOC140967091 gene encoding mediator of RNA polymerase II transcription subunit 10b-like isoform X2, whose translation MDFSSQTTAAGAAAAEAGGVSPGGNGAMIHQLDDLSPMQSSAATGVSAAGILADDSKQNLTHVINSIQKTLGILHQLYLTVSSFNVAAQLPLLQRMNTLVSELDNMTKLAENCNIQVPMDVINLIDDGKNPDEFTRNVLNGCIAKNQIAKGKTDAYKGLRRHLLEELDLTFPDEVEAYREIRASSAAVS comes from the exons ATGGACTTTTCCTCACAGACCACAGCAGCAGGGGCAGCGGCAGCTGAAGCCGGCGGCGTCTCGCCCGGCGGTAACGGCGCTATGATCCATCAGTTAGATGACTTATCTCCTATGCAATCTTCCGCCGCCACCGGCGTCTCCGCTGCAGGAATTCTTGCGGACGATTCGAAACAAAATTTAACTCATGTCATTAATTCGATCCAGAAAACCCTAGGCATCCTACACCAGCTCTACCTCACCGTTTCATCTTTCAACGTTGCTGCTCAGCTCCCTCTCCTGCAGCGCAT GAATACTTTGGTGTCGGAGCTGGATAACATGACCAAATTAGCTGAAAACTGTAACATTCAGGTTCCCATGGACGTTATAAA TTTGATTGATGATGGGAAAAATCCAGATGAATTCACTCGGAATGTATTGAATGGCTGCATTGCCAAGAATCAGATTGCAAAAGGGAAAACTGATGCCTATAAG GGACTGCGAAGACATCTACTTGAGGAACTAGACCTGACATTTCCTGATGAAGTTGAAGCTTATAGGGAGATACGTGCATCATCTGCAGCTGTGAGCTAG